A part of Haladaptatus caseinilyticus genomic DNA contains:
- a CDS encoding IclR family transcriptional regulator — translation MSDDAIPLKTVHRAFEIIEILWEQTSATTSELAAQLDIPESTIYDYLQTLQSMEYVTRTKGEYRLSYKPLTIGGRVKYRSRLFRVAQRELQQVVTETGEVADINVEDSGQAVILHYERGEQALDLGMYPGMRTPLHTHASGKAILAHLPDSRVDEIIDSHGLESMTDQTVTSVETLKNELEHIREEGYAADWDQQVSGMGVIAAPILVNDDILGAVGIIAPSDRVQNESYQEQLQQRVREASSTISINYQYSQ, via the coding sequence ATGTCTGATGACGCTATACCGCTCAAAACAGTTCACAGGGCGTTCGAGATTATCGAGATACTCTGGGAGCAAACTAGTGCAACTACATCCGAACTTGCGGCACAACTGGACATCCCAGAAAGCACAATCTACGACTATCTTCAAACCCTTCAGTCGATGGAATACGTTACACGGACAAAAGGCGAATATCGGCTGAGTTACAAACCACTTACTATCGGAGGACGGGTTAAGTATCGGAGTCGCTTGTTTAGAGTTGCACAGAGAGAACTCCAGCAGGTGGTCACAGAGACTGGTGAAGTGGCAGACATCAATGTCGAAGATAGTGGACAAGCAGTAATTCTGCACTACGAACGCGGTGAACAAGCATTGGATCTTGGGATGTATCCCGGCATGCGGACACCACTTCATACTCACGCTTCTGGAAAAGCTATCCTAGCACACCTCCCCGACTCCCGCGTCGACGAAATCATTGATAGTCATGGGTTGGAGTCAATGACTGACCAGACTGTTACCAGCGTTGAAACTCTCAAGAATGAACTTGAACATATTCGGGAGGAAGGATATGCAGCCGACTGGGATCAACAGGTCAGCGGTATGGGCGTTATTGCTGCTCCAATTCTTGTTAATGATGACATTTTAGGTGCTGTAGGCATCATTGCACCAAGCGATCGTGTGCAGAATGAATCGTATCAGGAACAACTTCAACAGAGGGTTCGTGAAGCGTCAAGTACGATTTCGATCAACTACCAGTATAGTCAGTGA
- a CDS encoding transporter permease yields the protein MGLIGAIGILVVFAVFGILMMTELVPTFVALAAMALSIAAVGGLGTDQIINTVIVDGSTKLAAAFVAVFFGAALGAIIEQTGIAEEIVKSAAELGGDNAIVVSILLYLAVTVISTSISGLGAFIMIATIVFPIMVSIGFQRKVAAGIVLLGYGNGVMFNPANWVFYADVTGIDLQQVLVWALPTGFAALIAGLAYIGFQTKRGNIQATWATNAEDVGSTADEIEQQFESIVPTYALLAPILPVLLVIAGSPVLPAFVVGILYAAVTSKPGLKAFKNMKQTLNQVTYAFHEGISDAAPAIALMVSIGWLLQAVFAKPVATTMEPLLRLIIPQNMMLYAAMFIVLAPLALYRGPLNLWGLGSGIIGVLAAIGINPALITTTAVSALRVQAPADPTNTHNAWTADEMEINVNDITKSILPFAWFTAGVGVVVSVYLFGL from the coding sequence ATGGGACTCATCGGAGCAATTGGAATTCTCGTTGTGTTCGCAGTTTTCGGGATTCTAATGATGACAGAGCTTGTGCCTACTTTCGTTGCATTGGCTGCAATGGCACTGAGTATCGCCGCTGTCGGTGGACTAGGAACAGATCAAATAATTAATACGGTAATTGTAGACGGTTCAACGAAGCTTGCAGCAGCGTTCGTTGCCGTGTTCTTTGGTGCTGCACTCGGCGCGATCATCGAACAAACCGGTATCGCCGAGGAGATCGTCAAATCCGCGGCGGAACTCGGTGGAGACAATGCGATCGTCGTTTCGATACTGCTCTACCTCGCCGTCACAGTCATTTCAACCAGCATTTCAGGATTGGGTGCGTTCATCATGATCGCGACTATCGTCTTCCCAATCATGGTTAGCATCGGTTTTCAGCGGAAAGTTGCCGCAGGTATCGTTCTCCTGGGATATGGCAACGGAGTCATGTTCAATCCAGCTAACTGGGTGTTCTATGCTGACGTCACGGGGATTGACCTACAGCAGGTGTTGGTATGGGCGCTTCCAACTGGTTTCGCTGCGTTGATCGCGGGACTCGCGTATATCGGATTCCAGACAAAAAGGGGCAATATTCAGGCGACCTGGGCGACGAACGCCGAAGACGTCGGATCGACGGCAGACGAAATCGAACAACAGTTCGAATCGATCGTTCCAACATACGCGCTTCTTGCCCCAATTCTCCCGGTTTTGCTGGTTATTGCCGGCAGTCCCGTCCTGCCTGCCTTCGTAGTCGGTATTCTCTACGCGGCTGTCACGAGCAAACCCGGACTCAAAGCATTCAAAAACATGAAACAGACATTAAATCAGGTTACATACGCATTCCATGAGGGGATTTCGGACGCCGCACCAGCAATCGCGCTGATGGTATCGATCGGGTGGCTCCTCCAAGCCGTCTTCGCCAAGCCCGTGGCAACGACAATGGAGCCTCTACTTAGACTTATCATCCCGCAGAATATGATGCTCTACGCCGCGATGTTCATCGTCCTGGCCCCCCTTGCGCTGTACAGGGGGCCACTGAACCTGTGGGGCTTGGGAAGCGGTATTATCGGTGTTCTCGCCGCAATTGGAATTAATCCAGCTCTCATTACCACCACCGCAGTGAGTGCGCTTCGGGTACAAGCACCAGCTGACCCAACGAACACGCACAATGCGTGGACTGCAGACGAAATGGAAATCAATGTTAATGACATCACTAAAAGCATTCTTCCATTCGCATGGTTTACCGCTGGAGTGGGTGTTGTTGTTTCAGTGTATCTCTTCGGGCTCTAA
- the hepT gene encoding type VII toxin-antitoxin system HepT family RNase toxin has protein sequence MVDEEIFVDKLQYINQYTDDLRQMRGQSRDQYLTDMIRQRAVERTLMNLIQACIDIAQHIRSTEDLSASETAKQEIQALGEAGVITSETQVKMEEAVGFRNILAHRYGDVDQEVVFDVLHDDLQWFERFQQELAQWFQQQSAT, from the coding sequence ATGGTCGATGAAGAGATCTTCGTCGATAAGCTCCAGTATATAAACCAATACACCGATGATTTGCGGCAGATGCGTGGACAGTCACGAGACCAGTATTTGACCGATATGATTAGACAGCGGGCAGTCGAGCGAACATTGATGAATCTCATTCAAGCGTGTATCGATATTGCCCAGCATATCCGTTCTACAGAGGATCTCTCAGCAAGTGAAACCGCAAAGCAAGAGATACAGGCCCTCGGTGAGGCAGGGGTCATCACGAGTGAGACACAGGTAAAGATGGAAGAAGCCGTTGGGTTCCGCAATATTCTCGCCCATCGTTATGGTGACGTTGATCAGGAGGTCGTATTTGACGTCCTTCACGACGACCTCCAGTGGTTTGAGCGGTTTCAACAAGAGTTGGCACAGTGGTTCCAGCAACAGAGCGCCACGTAA
- a CDS encoding DUF7342 family protein, translated as MDLTDIPDDVREPNEEPPDFTDWDTPEEVLKGGPTRERLLGVILQLRTPTKVAGIAAQANCDTETARDYLEWFTSMGMTREIPGRPVRYERNESYLRWRRIERIREQYSDSEIVEELKETMAQLEEYRARFDTSSPDDVSLVDESGESSVEELWEAVSEWKTLEQRAELLDAARQNGHPSSGGARVDA; from the coding sequence ATGGATTTGACCGACATCCCTGACGATGTTCGAGAACCGAACGAGGAACCGCCTGATTTCACCGATTGGGATACACCCGAAGAGGTTCTAAAAGGTGGCCCAACGCGAGAACGACTCCTCGGAGTAATCTTGCAACTTCGTACCCCAACAAAAGTAGCCGGAATCGCAGCACAAGCCAACTGCGATACCGAAACCGCCCGAGACTACCTGGAATGGTTCACCTCGATGGGGATGACGCGCGAGATTCCGGGACGACCTGTGAGGTATGAGCGGAACGAGTCGTATCTGCGGTGGCGCAGAATCGAACGGATTCGAGAGCAGTATTCGGATAGTGAAATTGTCGAGGAACTCAAAGAGACGATGGCGCAACTCGAAGAATATCGAGCGCGATTCGATACTAGTAGTCCGGACGATGTCTCACTTGTGGATGAGAGTGGAGAGTCATCGGTCGAAGAGCTGTGGGAAGCGGTGAGTGAGTGGAAGACGCTTGAGCAGCGTGCAGAGTTGTTAGATGCGGCGCGCCAGAACGGCCATCCGTCAAGTGGTGGGGCAAGAGTCGATGCCTAA
- a CDS encoding PIN domain-containing protein, translated as MEQTRVIYLDSWVWLEYGLDGTLSDIAEETIHDARDAGGIVSTITLTEVDYILNREVSSETADLVTSAIEDFEQIHVVPVTSEIALYASRLRTKYYQRRERELSYADAIHLATAVLTDCETLHTGNSDFEDLDELETIVHRPSSTDSTYDSNS; from the coding sequence GTGGAACAGACACGCGTGATCTATCTCGACTCGTGGGTCTGGCTTGAATATGGTCTTGATGGGACGCTGTCGGATATCGCCGAAGAAACAATTCACGATGCGCGGGACGCTGGTGGCATCGTTTCAACGATTACCTTGACAGAGGTTGATTATATCCTCAATCGCGAGGTTAGCAGTGAAACAGCAGATCTTGTTACGAGTGCAATCGAGGATTTTGAGCAGATCCACGTCGTTCCTGTCACGAGTGAAATTGCATTATACGCATCACGGCTCCGCACGAAATACTATCAGCGCCGAGAGCGCGAGCTGTCGTATGCAGATGCCATTCACCTCGCAACAGCTGTTCTTACCGACTGTGAAACCCTTCATACGGGAAATAGTGACTTCGAAGATCTCGACGAACTCGAAACAATTGTACATCGACCATCCTCTACGGATTCGACATACGATTCAAACTCGTAG
- a CDS encoding CoA-binding protein: MGVSALFDPDGIAVIGASNTPGKLGNDAMSNIEAYDTEIYPVNPSSSGTVFGYEFVDSVQETDADLAFCCVPGSLQPEVLEECGKAGVDAAVIFAGGFAEAGDEGKELQEAVATIANKYDITVLGPNTAGYAIPHNDLYGSFVPRIRDVNPGNIGLVTQSAGVGITMSFQLTREGYGISAMFGLGNRMNTEFADVIPLLDADPKTDAIVMHVEGTEDVDALLDACQSSETPVVAYKVGKHDIADLAQAHTAAPAQENAIYEDGFDHPGLVTVSSTTELIDAGRVLADSPTPNGTNVGIVTAQAGPGIIITDYLKGTDATFPNLTNETREQLDDILPGITYTENPVDTGRPMPEFGEVVDIVARDDRIDIILVYEIYEDSLGYPVDELSKLSTEVDKPILFTVAGPDHALEHERQQMENLGIPTFDTPERGAQAVTALIDSISDT; the protein is encoded by the coding sequence ATGGGCGTGTCAGCTCTCTTCGACCCAGACGGCATCGCCGTCATCGGAGCATCGAACACACCGGGTAAGCTTGGGAACGACGCAATGTCAAACATTGAAGCGTACGACACCGAGATTTACCCTGTAAACCCTTCGAGTTCGGGGACTGTCTTCGGATATGAATTCGTCGACTCGGTCCAAGAAACGGACGCGGACTTAGCTTTCTGTTGTGTTCCCGGATCGCTGCAGCCAGAGGTGCTTGAAGAATGTGGTAAAGCAGGCGTAGATGCTGCCGTGATCTTTGCTGGTGGATTTGCCGAAGCCGGTGATGAGGGAAAAGAACTCCAAGAGGCAGTTGCAACGATCGCAAACAAGTACGATATTACGGTTCTCGGACCGAATACAGCTGGATATGCGATCCCACACAACGATCTATATGGGTCGTTTGTCCCACGTATTCGTGATGTCAATCCCGGGAATATCGGACTCGTTACGCAGAGTGCTGGCGTCGGCATTACCATGTCGTTCCAGCTCACACGTGAAGGATACGGTATTTCAGCGATGTTCGGTCTTGGAAATCGGATGAACACAGAATTCGCCGACGTTATTCCACTGCTCGACGCAGATCCGAAAACTGATGCTATTGTTATGCATGTTGAAGGGACGGAGGACGTTGATGCACTTTTAGACGCCTGCCAAAGCTCAGAGACCCCAGTTGTTGCATACAAAGTCGGCAAGCATGACATCGCCGATCTCGCCCAGGCACACACGGCAGCTCCAGCACAGGAGAACGCAATTTATGAAGATGGATTTGATCACCCCGGGTTAGTCACTGTTTCTTCGACTACAGAGCTGATCGATGCTGGTAGAGTCTTAGCTGACTCGCCGACACCGAATGGAACAAACGTGGGAATTGTGACGGCTCAGGCCGGCCCCGGGATCATCATTACGGACTACCTCAAAGGTACAGATGCAACCTTCCCAAATCTGACCAACGAAACACGAGAACAGTTAGATGACATCCTTCCCGGAATCACGTATACGGAGAACCCTGTCGATACGGGTCGACCAATGCCGGAGTTCGGAGAGGTTGTCGACATAGTTGCACGCGATGACCGAATCGATATCATCCTCGTCTACGAAATATATGAAGATTCATTGGGCTACCCAGTTGATGAACTGTCGAAACTTTCAACGGAGGTCGACAAGCCGATTCTTTTTACCGTTGCTGGCCCCGACCACGCACTTGAACACGAACGGCAACAGATGGAGAATCTTGGGATTCCGACATTCGATACGCCTGAACGTGGAGCACAAGCAGTCACAGCACTTATCGACTCAATCTCAGATACCTAA
- a CDS encoding helix-turn-helix domain-containing protein produces the protein MSTELGTGDGANNRELVHFVTQQTRFALLTNILQHPRQLPSMYELEQLNPSVSDATVYKHIQKLIEAGIVKEVALSDDQRRQGYPWKFYGLTDEGRKFLKTHNLLDAEETLQRIYETISDKPEKMVKYENAQRPE, from the coding sequence ATGAGTACAGAGTTGGGAACTGGTGACGGTGCGAACAACCGCGAACTGGTACATTTTGTGACCCAACAGACTCGGTTTGCACTCCTCACCAATATCCTTCAACACCCACGACAACTCCCGTCGATGTACGAGCTCGAACAGCTCAATCCGAGCGTCAGCGACGCTACCGTGTACAAACACATCCAAAAGTTGATCGAGGCAGGTATCGTGAAGGAGGTCGCACTTTCCGACGACCAGCGCCGACAAGGATATCCCTGGAAGTTCTATGGATTGACAGACGAGGGGCGCAAGTTCCTCAAGACACACAATCTCCTCGACGCTGAAGAGACCCTACAACGCATCTATGAGACGATCTCTGACAAACCCGAAAAGATGGTCAAATACGAAAACGCACAACGGCCAGAGTAA
- a CDS encoding hydantoinase/oxoprolinase family protein has product MTQIRIGIDVGGTFTDAVAIDTTTFEVLDQVKVPTTHDAGAGVAAGIVEAASTILESVEATPADVVFIAHGTTQATNALLEGDVAKVGVLGMGRGLKGRRGRSETQIDTISLDNDQTIETEHGFVMLDDGVPTDEIEPILERFADKNVEAVVVSQAFGVDDPTAENAVCDLVTRDGLAAIGANVVSKRYGLKVRTRTAVVNGSILPRMIETSRSTVESIGGMGIDAPLMIMRSDGGVMEIEEMQRRPIQTILSGPAAGVAGALMYENITDGIFIEVGGTSSDISVIEKGQPKWKAAEIGGHTTFLRTLDIRTEGIAGGSMIRLDGDKIAEVGPRSAHIADIPYAVYADPDEIQSPSLVRLRPKPNDPEYVGIETANGNRYALTPSGAANLLGYVDETAYAAGNPEAARRAFEPLADELGVDVETAAEMVLDASIGKIIPVIESIVEEYDLDPKLLELVGGGGGSAALVPYLAATTPYEARLAHNHETISTIGVGLAMVRDVIERNVMDPGEDEIQQLRREAIDSVVGMGASQETVEAKVEYDSSRNLLRAEAEGSTELQTRDLSQGTVDEAELRETAASSLDAEAETIEKFASIGGLSVYQSQETSSKFFGLISSSTQRLAVLDESGVVKLKLNDAEVYKATGELLTKVVDKVLDEESVFSNASAKLPNLYICHGNQLLDVSGISSREQIHSLLDVEFEEIPDSEQLLILAEKP; this is encoded by the coding sequence ATGACACAGATACGAATCGGTATTGACGTCGGTGGAACGTTTACAGATGCAGTTGCGATTGATACCACGACCTTCGAGGTTCTGGATCAAGTGAAAGTCCCAACGACTCACGATGCGGGTGCCGGAGTCGCCGCAGGGATTGTTGAGGCAGCCTCGACAATACTCGAATCAGTCGAAGCCACTCCTGCTGACGTTGTGTTCATCGCACACGGAACGACACAAGCGACTAATGCGCTTCTAGAAGGCGACGTCGCAAAGGTCGGCGTACTTGGGATGGGACGCGGTCTGAAAGGTCGACGCGGTCGGTCCGAAACCCAAATCGACACCATCTCACTAGATAATGACCAAACGATCGAGACTGAACACGGATTTGTGATGCTCGACGACGGGGTACCAACTGATGAGATCGAACCAATTCTCGAGCGGTTTGCGGACAAGAACGTTGAAGCCGTCGTCGTAAGTCAGGCGTTCGGCGTCGACGACCCGACTGCGGAAAACGCGGTCTGTGACCTTGTGACCCGAGATGGGCTTGCTGCCATCGGTGCGAATGTTGTTTCAAAGCGCTATGGCCTCAAGGTTCGAACCCGGACAGCGGTCGTTAACGGGAGTATCCTTCCACGGATGATAGAAACATCGCGCTCGACCGTTGAGAGCATTGGTGGAATGGGGATCGATGCCCCGCTCATGATAATGCGGTCAGACGGTGGCGTGATGGAAATAGAGGAGATGCAACGACGTCCTATCCAGACGATTCTTTCTGGCCCGGCGGCAGGCGTTGCCGGCGCGTTGATGTATGAAAACATCACCGACGGTATCTTTATCGAAGTTGGTGGCACCAGCAGCGACATCAGCGTCATTGAGAAGGGACAACCGAAATGGAAAGCGGCCGAAATCGGTGGTCATACAACTTTCCTCCGGACGCTAGACATTCGAACTGAGGGAATTGCCGGTGGATCGATGATTCGTCTTGATGGCGACAAAATCGCAGAAGTCGGCCCTCGAAGTGCTCATATTGCCGATATTCCGTATGCGGTATATGCTGACCCCGACGAAATCCAGTCACCCTCGCTTGTCCGCCTTCGCCCAAAACCGAACGATCCCGAATACGTTGGTATCGAAACGGCGAATGGGAATCGATACGCGCTGACGCCGAGCGGTGCAGCAAACTTGCTCGGGTATGTCGACGAAACAGCCTATGCAGCCGGAAATCCAGAGGCAGCCAGACGTGCGTTCGAACCACTTGCTGACGAATTGGGGGTAGACGTTGAGACGGCCGCTGAGATGGTGCTTGATGCAAGCATCGGAAAGATTATTCCTGTTATTGAGTCGATCGTAGAAGAGTACGATCTTGACCCAAAACTTCTTGAATTAGTCGGCGGCGGTGGCGGGAGTGCTGCCTTGGTTCCATATCTGGCCGCAACAACCCCCTACGAAGCACGGCTTGCTCACAACCATGAGACAATCAGTACAATTGGTGTTGGGTTGGCGATGGTTCGCGACGTCATCGAGCGAAACGTCATGGATCCTGGTGAGGACGAAATCCAGCAGCTACGACGGGAAGCCATCGATTCTGTTGTCGGTATGGGAGCGAGTCAAGAAACGGTTGAAGCAAAAGTCGAGTATGATAGCTCCCGAAACCTGCTTCGCGCGGAGGCTGAAGGGTCGACCGAACTTCAAACGCGTGACCTCTCCCAGGGAACAGTTGATGAGGCGGAACTCCGGGAAACAGCGGCTTCAAGCCTCGATGCCGAGGCTGAAACCATTGAAAAGTTTGCTTCAATTGGGGGGCTGTCGGTGTATCAATCCCAAGAGACAAGTTCAAAATTCTTCGGTCTTATATCCAGCAGTACTCAACGACTCGCTGTTCTCGACGAAAGTGGCGTCGTCAAACTCAAGCTTAATGATGCGGAGGTGTACAAAGCGACTGGTGAACTTCTTACTAAGGTGGTCGACAAGGTTCTGGACGAAGAATCCGTCTTTAGTAACGCTTCAGCCAAGTTGCCGAACCTCTACATCTGTCATGGTAATCAACTGTTAGACGTTAGCGGCATCTCGTCACGTGAACAGATCCACTCGCTGCTCGACGTTGAATTCGAGGAGATACCGGACTCAGAACAACTCCTGATTCTAGCGGAGAAGCCATGA
- a CDS encoding SWIM zinc finger family protein, with translation MSSNNVLSHLTFTNRVAKRTQYEALEFSLTTRGVLVRNTSHAKPAEHEYLVTVHDGIPIACECPADDRYDGACKHRVGVAIRTPILQAVTDHSLAADGGIQFENETETYAEDSDSNQPADCDCDGLGGFPCWPCVRSGRRDLPEE, from the coding sequence ATGTCCAGTAACAACGTCCTGTCCCACCTGACGTTCACGAACCGAGTTGCAAAGCGCACCCAGTACGAAGCCCTCGAATTTTCACTCACAACGAGGGGTGTCCTCGTTCGGAATACCAGTCACGCAAAACCAGCGGAGCATGAATATCTCGTCACTGTTCACGATGGGATACCGATTGCCTGTGAGTGTCCTGCGGACGATCGCTACGACGGTGCATGCAAACATCGGGTTGGCGTCGCAATTCGAACCCCAATCCTGCAGGCAGTGACTGACCATTCCCTTGCCGCAGACGGCGGGATACAATTTGAGAATGAAACTGAAACCTATGCAGAAGACAGCGACAGTAACCAGCCAGCCGACTGTGACTGTGATGGTCTTGGTGGCTTTCCGTGTTGGCCTTGTGTGCGATCCGGGCGTCGTGATCTCCCAGAGGAGTAG
- the mntA gene encoding type VII toxin-antitoxin system MntA family adenylyltransferase antitoxin, translating into MKRTSDPDIDGVDVTRLQSYLSQTEVTFALLFGSHARGTATPTSDVDIALHFPDQLDARERFQRRNRIDADLQAYAEGFVDVSDIEQLPLNVLHSAVRDGILLVGDETVVDDYRKQVEQEYGATVDERKRERQEFIDRLASGDV; encoded by the coding sequence ATGAAGCGGACGAGCGACCCGGACATCGACGGTGTTGATGTCACTCGGCTCCAGTCATATCTTTCCCAAACTGAAGTCACGTTCGCTCTATTATTTGGATCCCATGCACGAGGGACGGCCACACCGACATCCGATGTCGATATTGCGCTCCACTTCCCGGATCAACTTGACGCCCGTGAGCGGTTTCAACGACGGAATCGCATCGATGCTGACCTCCAAGCATATGCCGAGGGCTTTGTGGACGTAAGCGACATCGAACAGCTTCCATTGAACGTCCTTCATTCAGCCGTTCGTGATGGAATACTCCTCGTCGGAGATGAAACAGTCGTAGACGATTATCGGAAGCAAGTCGAACAAGAGTACGGTGCAACCGTCGATGAGCGAAAACGAGAACGGCAAGAGTTCATCGACCGACTTGCGAGCGGTGACGTGTGA
- a CDS encoding IclR family transcriptional regulator, protein MADQPEPPIQALDTGIEILEKLGDLNGAGVSTLAAEIDRPKSTVHRHLKTLENRGYVQNDGTEYFVGLKALRLGANALNRHLVYPVTKSVVNNLVKETGESAAIAVEEAGQAVYLYYNRTDQAVKTDARLGIRLYLHCTGTGKAILAHLPEERVDQIIEQHGLPKRTPQTITDRDELDAELKRIRQLGVAFDDEERLEGMRGVAAPIVNQETGALFGALTVAGPTHRVHGDWFREDIPELLQRATKMVEVNLTYQ, encoded by the coding sequence ATGGCTGACCAACCTGAGCCACCAATCCAAGCACTCGATACAGGTATCGAAATTCTGGAGAAACTTGGGGATTTAAATGGAGCAGGGGTCTCAACGCTCGCTGCCGAGATTGATCGGCCAAAGAGTACAGTCCATCGCCATCTTAAGACACTTGAGAATCGTGGATATGTCCAAAATGATGGCACGGAATATTTTGTTGGATTGAAAGCGCTTCGTCTCGGAGCAAATGCACTCAATCGCCATCTCGTCTATCCGGTTACAAAATCGGTAGTGAATAATCTGGTAAAAGAAACAGGGGAGTCAGCTGCCATTGCCGTTGAAGAGGCCGGACAAGCAGTATATCTCTACTATAATCGAACGGATCAAGCAGTCAAAACAGACGCACGATTGGGAATCCGTTTATATCTTCACTGTACCGGAACGGGAAAAGCAATTTTAGCTCATCTTCCGGAGGAACGAGTAGACCAAATCATTGAACAGCATGGACTGCCGAAGCGAACGCCACAAACAATCACAGATCGGGATGAGTTGGACGCTGAGTTAAAACGTATACGTCAACTTGGCGTTGCATTCGATGATGAAGAGCGATTAGAAGGAATGCGAGGTGTTGCTGCTCCGATAGTGAATCAGGAAACGGGTGCTCTTTTTGGTGCGCTTACAGTTGCTGGACCAACTCATCGTGTTCACGGTGATTGGTTTCGAGAAGACATCCCAGAGTTGCTCCAGCGAGCTACAAAGATGGTTGAAGTGAATCTTACATACCAATAA
- a CDS encoding AbrB/MazE/SpoVT family DNA-binding domain-containing protein — MSYEATITSKGQITIPKKVRERLQLTEGQKVLFRFDEDGGVRMIGVPNNPMDRLKTARKRAAPLKLDAAELLERERREWNRHA; from the coding sequence ATGTCGTACGAAGCAACAATCACCAGTAAGGGACAAATCACCATCCCTAAGAAAGTTCGAGAGCGACTCCAGCTTACAGAAGGGCAAAAGGTCCTCTTTCGGTTCGATGAGGACGGTGGCGTTCGAATGATCGGCGTTCCAAATAACCCGATGGACCGTCTCAAAACCGCCCGAAAGCGTGCCGCTCCACTTAAACTCGACGCAGCAGAGTTGTTAGAGCGTGAACGACGCGAGTGGAACAGACACGCGTGA
- a CDS encoding nucleotidyltransferase domain-containing protein: MFGSVARGEADRKSEIDLFVLVEGDRTVVRRIVTEVVAELGDEQFDGDRYEFESYVESVEDGRCTIVSSSSRSSKSLFPV, from the coding sequence GTGTTTGGAAGCGTTGCACGGGGAGAAGCAGATCGGAAGAGTGAAATAGATCTCTTCGTCCTCGTTGAAGGGGATCGAACTGTCGTTCGACGAATTGTCACAGAGGTCGTTGCTGAGCTGGGAGACGAACAATTCGACGGTGATCGCTACGAGTTTGAATCGTATGTCGAATCCGTAGAGGATGGTCGATGTACAATTGTTTCGAGTTCGTCGAGATCTTCGAAGTCACTATTTCCCGTATGA